Below is a genomic region from Microbacterium galbinum.
CTCTCCCCGCCGCGTCTGCCGACGGCTTTGCGGCCGTCGCGGGCGGCCGCGTTCGAGATGCGGGCGGCCTTCTCCTTCGAGGCACCGTCGTCGCGGAGCTCCTCGTAGAGTTCCGGATCCTTCAGTGAACTGTTGCGTCGTCCGGGCATGATGCCGTCCTCTTTTCTGTTTCCCTTGGCATTTCGGATTCCCTTGGCATTCCGGGGGTGTCCGCGTCAACCCCCTCGGCCCCGGCGGGCGTCGACCCCTAGCGTGAGGGTTACAGCAATTCGGGGCGCCCGCCTCGAACAGAAGGGAAGAACGATGAACATCCTCCTCATCATCGTCATCGTCATCGCCGTGATTCTCGCGATCACCGGAGGACTCGTGCAGTCTCTGCAGTTCCTCCTGTGGGTGGGCCTCGTGCTCCTCGCTATCGCCGTGATCGCATGGCTCATCCGATCGATCACCGGCAGTCGCCGCAGCTAGACCAGAAAGAGGAGGCCCGCCCGAGTGGCGGGCCTCCTCTGTGTCCGGACGTCGTGCCGGAGGGCCGGAACCCCGCTCCGAGGAGCGGGGTTCTTCGGTCTCAGCGGTCGAACGCGTCCTTGACGTTCTCGCCGGCCTTCTGCGCGGCGTCCTTGACGTTCTCGCCCGCCTGCTTGGCAGAGGCCTTCGTCTGGTCTGCGCGACCTTCGGCTTCGAGGCGCTCGTTGTCGGTGAGCTTGCCCGCGCCCTCCTTGGCCTTTCCGGCCAGCTTCTCGGCGTTGTTCTTGATGTCGTCTCCCGCGCTCATGGCGTCTTCCTCTCCTTGTGGGGATCGTTGGAATGGCCACCCTCGCACCGCCCGCGCGAGGCGACCACGGGATTGACAACCGGTCGGGCGCGTGACAGGTCGCGCGCTCGTTCATGCGCGCATCGGTGGCCGGGTTCGCTGTCTCGCAGCGGTGGCGGTGGCCGTGGTGGTGGCGGTCGCGGTGGTGGCGGTGGCAGTCACAGTCCGCGGTGCGGTCCGGGGTGCGGGTCGGCGTGTTCGCCATTTTTGGTGGGGGTCCCACCAGGCGGGTCCGCGGACGTGGGGTGTGCCGTTGTGCATGCGTATCTCCCAGCCGGAGGTGTCGAGGGTGCGGTGGTCGTGCCAACAGAGGGTGACGCCGTTGTCGGTGGTGGTGGGTCCGCCGCGGGAGTGTTCGGTGACGTGGTGGATTTCACACCAGGCGGCGGGGACGTGGCAGCCGGGGATGAGGCATTCGCGGTCGCGGAGGGTGATCGCGCGGCGTTGGTGGGCGGTGAATACCCGGTCGGTGGTGTCGATGCCGATGATGCGCCCGGTGGGGTCGGAGGTGACGCGTTGGATGCTGCCACCGCACGCTGTGTGTCGGGCGGTGGCGAGGGAGACCGGGGTGTCGGTGCCGTCGACGTGCGCCCACCCGCGGCCGGTCGCGTAGTCCTCCGCGGTCACGGAGACGACGAGGGTCGGGGCGGCACCGCCGAGGGAGGGCATGTCGCTGTGGCGGGCGGCGATCCCGAGGACGGCGGCGAGGGCATCGTGTTGCTTCTGCGCGCGGGACCGGCCATCGACCATCCCACCGCGATCACCCGACGGGAGCACATCACCATCGAGGAAGTCGTTCATTCCATTCAGCGCAGTGCCGTCGGTGGAGGGGACGAACCGCACCCCACTGGCCCTGCCCGCATCCGGGAGCGGGGTCGCGGGGACGGGTGGCCCGTCGACTTTCGGGTTCAGGTACGCATCCCAGATGCGTTGCAATTGCCCCGCTGTTTCCGGGAGGAGTGACCCGCGGATCGGGATCACCCCGTCCTTCACCCGCCCGAGCACGATCCCCCGGGCGCGCATTGCCCGCTCTTCCGCGGGTTCCGCACCGTCGGGGTCGAGGTAGGTCACGATCACCCGCGACAACAACCGGAGGTCCTCGGGAGTCGCCGGCGGCGCGGAGTCCCCACGGTGCTCCGTTCCCGGGTCGCCGCCGGAGTCTGCGCCCTCTCCGGCATCTACCTCACCGTCGCCTTTCATACTCCCGCCACCGTCGCCCTCGACGGCAACGAGCCCCCGCGCGTACTCCGCCAGCTCGACATCCGCCCTCAACCGGTCCGCCGCACCGATCCGCGGCCCCGCCTGCTCCACGGGGCCGGTCGCGGCGAGCAGCCCCGCGACCCCGACCGCCCCATCCAGCAGCGCTTCCCGCATAGCGGGCCACCGGGCGGGAAGCAGCGCACCGGAGGAGAAGTCCAGGTCCCGTCGGACGATCTTCCCGGCTTTCACGACCCGTGCCGCCCCGGCCGCGTCGGTGCGGAGTACGCGTTGGACGAGTTCGTTCATCGTCCGGCATCCGAACCTTCCGCAGAACGCCAATTCTCCCGATCCCGCCGGGCGTTGATCGACCGATCCGACCGTCTCCACCACGACGGCGTCGACGAGACGGGCGAGCTCACCCGCGGCGCGGAGCACCTGCATCTTCTCGGCATCCGACAACCCCGCCAGCGCGTCTGCGC
It encodes:
- a CDS encoding HNH endonuclease signature motif containing protein encodes the protein MNSTAEFLDRVAADLAAVLRADALAGLSDAEKMQVLRAAGELARLVDAVVVETVGSVDQRPAGSGELAFCGRFGCRTMNELVQRVLRTDAAGAARVVKAGKIVRRDLDFSSGALLPARWPAMREALLDGAVGVAGLLAATGPVEQAGPRIGAADRLRADVELAEYARGLVAVEGDGGGSMKGDGEVDAGEGADSGGDPGTEHRGDSAPPATPEDLRLLSRVIVTYLDPDGAEPAEERAMRARGIVLGRVKDGVIPIRGSLLPETAGQLQRIWDAYLNPKVDGPPVPATPLPDAGRASGVRFVPSTDGTALNGMNDFLDGDVLPSGDRGGMVDGRSRAQKQHDALAAVLGIAARHSDMPSLGGAAPTLVVSVTAEDYATGRGWAHVDGTDTPVSLATARHTACGGSIQRVTSDPTGRIIGIDTTDRVFTAHQRRAITLRDRECLIPGCHVPAAWCEIHHVTEHSRGGPTTTDNGVTLCWHDHRTLDTSGWEIRMHNGTPHVRGPAWWDPHQKWRTRRPAPRTAPRTVTATATTATATTTATATAARQRTRPPMRA
- a CDS encoding CsbD family protein, translating into MSAGDDIKNNAEKLAGKAKEGAGKLTDNERLEAEGRADQTKASAKQAGENVKDAAQKAGENVKDAFDR
- a CDS encoding DUF7218 family protein, whose translation is MPGRRNSSLKDPELYEELRDDGASKEKAARISNAAARDGRKAVGRRGGESGDYEDWTVSELRARAKELGITGYSGKRKAELISMLRNH